Proteins from a genomic interval of Deltaproteobacteria bacterium:
- a CDS encoding FKBP-type peptidyl-prolyl cis-trans isomerase: MRKCYLAFLFGMLSATTALAGSEIVTTDSGLRYQDNVVGEGSEALKGKTVKVHYTGWLDNNGAKGTKFDSSVDRGSPFSFPLGAGRVIRGWDEGVAGMKVGGKRTLLIPSELGYGSQGAGAVIPPNANLIFDVELLEVN, translated from the coding sequence ATGAGGAAGTGTTATTTGGCTTTTCTTTTTGGCATGTTATCGGCGACTACGGCGTTAGCGGGCTCTGAAATAGTTACAACTGATTCGGGACTAAGATACCAAGATAATGTTGTGGGTGAGGGTTCTGAGGCGCTTAAGGGAAAGACGGTGAAGGTGCATTATACCGGCTGGCTAGACAATAACGGTGCCAAGGGTACTAAGTTCGATAGCTCAGTGGATCGCGGCAGTCCATTTAGCTTCCCACTGGGCGCTGGCAGAGTGATTAGGGGCTGGGACGAGGGTGTCGCTGGCATGAAGGTGGGCGGGAAAAGAACTCTCTTAATTCCGTCCGAGCTGGGATATGGGAGCCAGGGAGCGGGTGCAGTCATTCCGCCAAATGCTAATCTCATTTTTGATGTCGAACTGCTAGAAGTTAATTAG
- a CDS encoding aldo/keto reductase — MNTKNITELSNYRLLGRSGLRVSPLCLGTMTFGTDWGWGSSKDVCREIFDTYVERGGNFIDTANFYTGGTSERMLGEFIKRLRTRLVLATKYTLCIAPGDPNAGGNHRKSLVNSVETSLKNLKTDFIDLLWLHIWENRTPIDEIMRALDDMVRSGKVLYIGVSDTPAWKISQANTMADFRGWSPFIALQIEYNLTERTAERDLLPMAKDLNLAVTPWSPLAGGFLSCKPISETKESGKRDLSKKLSETNLRIADKVREVAEITGRTSAQVALNWLLQKPEVTSPIIGARTTEQLEDNLAALDFCLASEHLVELDNVSQISLGFPHDFLNRDFIGNIITGNTVVEKRR; from the coding sequence TTAAGAGTTTCCCCGCTTTGTCTTGGCACTATGACTTTTGGCACCGACTGGGGTTGGGGAAGTTCCAAGGATGTTTGCCGCGAGATATTTGATACTTATGTCGAGCGCGGCGGCAACTTCATCGATACCGCTAACTTTTATACGGGTGGCACTAGTGAGCGCATGTTAGGCGAGTTTATCAAACGTTTGCGAACTCGCTTAGTGCTTGCAACTAAGTATACGCTTTGCATAGCTCCTGGCGATCCGAATGCCGGTGGCAATCACCGCAAAAGTCTCGTCAATTCAGTGGAGACCAGTTTAAAAAATCTGAAGACAGATTTTATTGATCTATTATGGTTACACATTTGGGAAAACAGAACCCCCATAGATGAAATTATGCGAGCCCTCGACGATATGGTTAGGAGTGGCAAGGTGCTATACATCGGTGTATCGGACACGCCTGCATGGAAAATATCTCAGGCTAATACCATGGCAGACTTTAGGGGCTGGTCGCCATTTATCGCCTTACAAATTGAGTACAACCTAACTGAGCGCACGGCAGAGCGAGACTTGCTTCCGATGGCTAAGGATTTAAACTTAGCAGTGACTCCTTGGTCGCCGTTAGCGGGTGGCTTCTTGAGCTGTAAGCCCATTAGCGAAACCAAGGAAAGTGGCAAGCGCGATTTAAGCAAGAAACTTAGTGAGACAAATTTGAGAATTGCCGATAAGGTGCGAGAAGTTGCTGAAATCACGGGACGCACTTCAGCGCAAGTTGCATTAAATTGGCTTCTACAAAAGCCAGAGGTAACAAGCCCCATAATCGGCGCAAGGACTACCGAACAATTAGAAGACAATTTAGCAGCACTAGATTTTTGTCTAGCTAGTGAGCATTTGGTTGAACTCGATAACGTAAGCCAAATTTCTCTAGGCTTTCCCCACGATTTTCTAAATCGCGACTTTATCGGCAACATCATTACTGGAAATACAGTTGTAGAGAAACGGCGCTAA